The Bombyx mori chromosome 16, ASM3026992v2 region AatggcaacaaaaaaattagacACACTGATGTGGGGCAGAAAGTGATGTACAGGAACTTTGGAAATGGATCCCGTTGGTTACCAGGAACGGTAGTTTACAGGAATGGGCCAGGAAACTATCAAGTAGAAACTGGTGATGGAACTGTGGTGAATAGACATATAGATCAATTacttaaaaaagaaacagaTTCTGGACAGGAAACTGCAGAAAGAGGGAAGGAATCGGAATTGGATTGTGAGGCAGTGAATGTTGAGGAACAAGAAGATATGGAAGACATTTCTAGTAGTTTGGAGGAACAGGAAATTATAGAGATACCGAGTCCGGATAAATGGGCAGAAATGTTAGGAATTCCTCCCGAACCAGAATCAGGATATTCTGGTGGTAAAATTCGTCACAAAAGTCACATACATCAGAGGTCACCTTATAGTAGATTTAActataattacattaattaaaaccttagatattatacattatttaatagtaatatGTAGAAAATTATGATTAAGAATCTAATACTTTAAATTGTGATTAAATTGTACTTGTGTCTGTATTTATGGgatcaaaatatatttcatattattatggataGTATATACTTGGGGAGAAGGTATGTAGTGTATTAGTGAGGGTACTTGTTCTCCTTTTAATAAAAGGATTGCTAAGTGCGGGTTGCATAAAGACAGACACACAATGAACTGATTTGTTACCGAACACATGTGCTTAAGTTcttgattaaataataaaacataataataactgtattatttagttttagctTTTTGAGGAACTGGCAAACACATTGGCATAGAAAATTgttgataattaaaatatatgaagaataaaacaaaatggcaGAATGAGAAAACGGAAATGAGCAACGCAGGCAAATCTGGATATGAAACCGGCGGAGGGATGAATACAGCGGCCACTATCAACCATATCATacaaatgaatgaaaaaaagaaattcGTGCTCAGTAGTGTCATTAATACTGAGTTTTCATGTTGATTTGGCCGTACTATCTTGTCGATTCTATTCGCACTGAAAAATGATAGAAAATCACTGTTCGGATGAGCTAATTTCACACATATGCTGTAGAAACAAATGTAAATAACATTTGTACATATGAATGGTATAAGTAAACCATCTTTAAGGAATAATGGCAGCATACTGAAGGTAGATATGAGTAGGAACCAAAAGCACATGAAGGGATCTTCAGGAAGATGCAAGGCTACAGGTATAGCCAccaataatattgttttctcgtgAACTTGAAACGAAAATATAAAGAACGCTAGTGAAACATTTATGAGGCAaagtacaaatttttttttgttgattcttaaaaataaatcgatacACGATGGTAGAGCAGCTGCCGCAGTTGCTACCAGGCACATTCTAGCCATCTCTTCATTTGTGTACACgtcttttaattttacaaaaacatttaCAAAGCACCATATATTAGAAACTTTATCCTCGAATACTCCTCTTTTGATTGGAAATAACCTATGTACAAGCTGAGATATATTATCCCAAGACTTGGTGAAGGGATaccatataataataaaacaagatatTACAGCAACTGCTAATTTGTTAAATTTGTGAACAATATGAGAAAATTTACTACGTGGAGGTATTCCAATAAAACACTTTCTAagcaaataaatgaaaaaggGTAATGCATGATACAATTCCATCTGTTTATAATTCAGAGCAAAAACGAAGAATATTGTCGCTAACACATCATTCTCAATGGCTATTATGAAGAAAGTGGCCCACAAAAACAAACCTAGTGACACACAATTGTATTGAAAGTGACCATGATCGATAAGAATTAAACCGGGGTACAATAAAAACAAGATAGTTGATAGATCAGTCCTCTTGAACACCCATTTTGTTTCTTTAGCTCTCACACGTTCCGCGTCTATGCATATACATAGGACTGCTGTCGCATAGAAATACAAATCACTCAGGAATACCGTCCAACGCATGAATGTTTTGTGAGAGTCATCTTCGTAGCCTCTTGACGCGAAGAGCCTCACGGATTCCGGATCCAGCCAGTCCGCAACGAGGCCCATCAACAAGCTATGATACGCTGATAACGGAGGATAGTCCATGCCCCAATATTCAAGGTCATTTTGCGTCGTGTTATGATACCACGTTGTTACCGGTGTGTGAACAGTAATCTCTTGCCAATGTCTCTGAGCTTCGAAGTCTCCATACATCGGTGGTTTACGATATCCAGAATACGGATATGCGGCAACACACCAACGAACAAGTAATGCGAAAAATATACCCGGCAAAAGCGCATCTTTCGTTACCGTAAACCTATCTGGATCGGCTCTTTTCGTCATTGTCacgtttgaataaattt contains the following coding sequences:
- the LOC101739034 gene encoding dolichyl pyrophosphate Man9GlcNAc2 alpha-1,3-glucosyltransferase, giving the protein MTKRADPDRFTVTKDALLPGIFFALLVRWCVAAYPYSGYRKPPMYGDFEAQRHWQEITVHTPVTTWYHNTTQNDLEYWGMDYPPLSAYHSLLMGLVADWLDPESVRLFASRGYEDDSHKTFMRWTVFLSDLYFYATAVLCICIDAERVRAKETKWVFKRTDLSTILFLLYPGLILIDHGHFQYNCVSLGLFLWATFFIIAIENDVLATIFFVFALNYKQMELYHALPFFIYLLRKCFIGIPPRSKFSHIVHKFNKLAVAVISCFIIIWYPFTKSWDNISQLVHRLFPIKRGVFEDKVSNIWCFVNVFVKLKDVYTNEEMARMCLVATAAAALPSCIDLFLRINKKKFVLCLINVSLAFFIFSFQVHEKTILLVAIPVALHLPEDPFMCFWFLLISTFSMLPLFLKDGLLIPFICTNVIYICFYSICVKLAHPNSDFLSFFSANRIDKIVRPNQHENSVLMTLLSTNFFFSFICMIWLIVAAVFIPPPVSYPDLPALLISVFSFCHFVLFFIYFNYQQFSMPMCLPVPQKAKTK